The following proteins come from a genomic window of Triticum aestivum cultivar Chinese Spring chromosome 6A, IWGSC CS RefSeq v2.1, whole genome shotgun sequence:
- the LOC123128675 gene encoding 60S ribosomal protein L35a-1 has translation MVKGRTGQRVRLYVRGTILGYKRSKSNQYETASLVQIEGVNTREDVAWYGGKRMAYVYKAKTKSNGTHYRCIWGKVSRPHGNTGVVRAKFTSNLPAEAMGKKVRIFMYPSSI, from the exons ATGGTGAAGGGACGCACCGGCCAGCGCGTGAGGCTCTACGTCCGCGGCACCATCCTCGGATACAAGAG GTCCAAGTCGAACCAGTACGAGACAGCGTCGCTGGTGCAGATCGAGGGGGTGAACACCAGGGAGGACGTGGCCTGGTACGGCGGCAAGAGGATGGCCTACGTCTACAAGGCCAAGACCAAGAGCAACGGCACCCACTACCGCTGCATCTGGGGCAAGGTCTCCCGCCCCCACGGCAACACCGGCGTCGTCCGCGCCAAGTTCACCTCCAACCTGCCCGCCGAGGCCATG GGGAAAAAGGTCAGGATCTTCATGTACCCGAGCAGCATCTAA
- the LOC123128676 gene encoding histone H2B.2-like, which yields MAPKADKKPAAESKVEKAAEKTPAGKKPKTEKRFPAGKTAAKEGAGGEGKTRGRKKGGKAKKGVETYKIYIFKVLKQVHPDIGISSKAMSIMNSFINDIFEKLAGESAKLARYNKKPTVTSREIQTSVRLVLPGELAKHAVSEGTKAVTKFTSS from the coding sequence atggCCCCCAAGGCAGACAAGAAGCCGGCCGCCGAGAGCAAGGTCGAGAAGGCGGCGGAGAAGACCCCGGCGGGCAAGAAGCCCAAGACCGAGAAGCGGTTTCCGGCGGGCAAGacggcggccaaggagggcgccggcggcgagggcaaGACGAGGGGCCGGAAGAAGGGCGGCAAGGCGAAGAAGGGCGTGGAGACGTACAAGATCTACATCTtcaaggtgctgaagcaggtgcacCCGGACATCGGCATCTCCTCCAAGGCCATGTCcatcatgaactccttcatcaacgaCATCTTCGAGAAGCTCGCCGGGGAGTCGGCCAAGCTAGCGAGGTACAACAAGAAGCCCACCGTCACCTCCCGGGAGATCCAGACCTCCGTCCGCCTCGTCCTCCCCGGCGAGCTCGCCAAGCACGCCGTCTCCGAGGGCACCAAGGCCgtcaccaagttcacctcctcctAG